The DNA region GTTGTCCCTCGCTTTTGGTGCCTACCTCTCTGTCTTTCCTTTCCTCCAATTATCAAAATCTTCGGTGTCTCCATAATGCAGGCATATTATAAGTGTAGCAGGTTCCACGGGAACTGCTAAGGATGATTTCTCGCATTCAGATCACTATGACATGAGTTCTGGACAAGTCGATTGCATACTGCATTAGCTTTATACGTGTATGAATTCATGGACGACATTGAGAAATCAGTTAATGGAATAAATTCTAATTCATTCTTTTTGTTTGATAATATAGCAATCTGTTTAATTAACTTTGCGGCAACACCAGATTTTTAGTCTTCATATGTAATGGATGCTTGTGTTGATTTTCACCAAAATCAGATACTTTTTAGTACTTGTGTTCTTAAACGCCAATATATTAGGGTAGAGGAAGATTTTAAAAGTGTAATGGACACTCAGTTTTGATTTTCACCAAAACTACATACATTTCTACTGGGACAGCCCGCGCACGAAGCATCCTGTGTTCACGTAGGTTCCGAGGAATGGCCGCACCCTAagggggtgtgatgtaggcaaTCTACCCTAATGGCATCAACggctgattccacggctcgaactcttaacctataggtcacacagagATATACTGACAGTGTAAAATTTGTTTACGCTATCAGTGTACTTTGATCTGTTGTATCAGATAGTCACCATTTATATAGGTTATCAATGCTTATTAAATAGAGTTGCCTGCTAAATATATATAGTGATTAAGTAGCTGATCCAAAATAATTACAAGACAGAAAGATTGAAATGAAGAGTTGCATTAGCAGTTTGATCTTCTGTATTGAACTGTTTCTAGAAAATTATGTGGTGAAGAACaaaaagttgaaagttcaagatTTACAGGGAGGAAGTGGTTTCCCACATAAACCTCTGTTCCCAGAGTATGAGCTCTTAGGAAAATCAACAAATGGCTTCCCATAAGGTATTTTCCCTTCCAGAAGATTATCTGAGAGGTTCAGCTCTTTCAGATTTCTCAGCTTTAAATACTTCTCAGGGATTCTTCCGGTGAAATGATTCTTGTGCAGCATCAGTCTCTCCAAAGTGCTAACATTTGACAGTGATGTTGGCAGGTTAGAGACTAATCTATTATAACTGAGATCCAATGTCTGTACTGATATCAATGTTCCTATGGATTTTGGTAATCTACCTTTGAGAAAATTACGCGATAAATTTAAGTATCGGATATTTTCTTGTTCTCCCATCCCAATCTGCTCAATGGCACTTGAGAAATTGTTATTTGAAAGATCAAGATATGTCAATGATCCTCCTTCAAACCTGCTCTTCATCTGGAAAACAAAATTCACACTGCCTTGTAGCTTATTTGAGTGAAGGTCTAGAACTCCAAGATTTTCAAGATTTGTGATAGTAGAGGGAATCTCAGAAACAAACTTGTTATTAGAAAGATTTAAAGTATAGAGCTGAGAAAAACTACCAATCCAAGCAGGAATCTTTCCTGAAAGTTGGTTAGCTGACAAGTCTAGTTCCTGCAATGATTTGGGTAGTagttttatataatcttgaactTCACCATGAATTCCACATCCTGCTAAGTAGATACGCGACAGTGATGGCAATTGCATTAGCCACTTGGGAATGGTTGACATATTCAGATAATTGAATGATAGATCCAATGATTGAAGATTTGAAAGGGAAGAAATTTCATGTGGCAATGGTCCTTCAATCATGTTATGAGATATACTCAACAGGAGAAGCTGAGAAATCTCGCCTATTGATCTTGGCAACTGACCAGATAACTGGTTGTAACTGAGATATAACTCTGTTAGCAACTTCAGATTACCTAAGCTAGAAGGAATAGTTCCCTTAAGCTGATTATTTGCAAGTGAAAGTCTCTGAAGGGAAGTCAAGTAACCAATCGATGGAGGTATCGTTCCACTGAGGCGATTATTCTGCAGTCTTAGAAATTGCAGAGAAGACAACTGGCCAGGTTTTGAAGGCAATGGCATCTCTCCCTCAAGCTGATTGTCATTTAGATAAAGACTTGAAATGGAATATAGTTTAGCAACGGAATGAGGGATTATCCCGGTTAATGAGTTGCTAGATAAATCAAGCTCTTTCAATGCTTGCAGATTGCCAATGTTttctggtatattcccggtcaagaaattatcttgaaaacaCAAGCTTTCTAAATTTGTCAAGCTTGTTATAGACTCAGGAATTGCACCAGAAAGTTTATTTGAATGTATATCCAATCTTCTGAGATTCTTGAGACCTCCAATACACGAGGGAAGAAAACCAGAAAAGCTATTTTCTTGGAGATACAATTCTTCAAGTTTAGACAACTTACATATGCTTTGTGGTAATGAACCAGTAAAATTATTGCCAAGAAAGTAGAGTTTTCTGAGATTTGGAAGATGTAAACCAATGGAAAGAGGAATTTGCCCCGTGAGTCCAACGAGTTCACTCATATCGATAACCTCAAGAAACTTCAGAAGTGTAATTGAAGGAGATAATTCTCCTGCCATAGTAGATTGAAATGGTGCATCACCTGAAGTATAGAGACCTGGTAAATTGATTTGTACAACTCTTCCATTTTCATTATTACAAGAAATGCCTTCCCATTTGCAACAATCTTGGCTTTTCCATTTATTTAATCTGCTAGAAGTATCTGAATGAATTCCAGCCTTGAAATCTTGAAGACCCTTTAAATCATTTGGATGACATAACTTGCTTTTGCATATGGTTGTGAGAGTTAGCAATAGAAGAAACCAAAGAACTTGAGAacccattttttttttcaagaactGTGGATTGTTACTCAAATATGCTGAAAAAAGTTGGGAGATTTTGTGAATTGTAATGATGGTCAAAGATCTTTAAAACAATGATTTTGTTTAAAGTCATGTTTCTTTCTTTACAGATTGTAATATGCTGAAAAGCATGTAATATGTCTTAATTGTTTTGCTTTTTTCAACTTAGAGAAAGATTTAACACTAAACAAATGGAGAAAAACAAATCCAGACTTTATTAAACGTTACAAATGTCAGTTGCACCCAGAGGTTTCTTCTCCCAATAGATATTCGGATAACTAAACTAATCCTCTGCTTTGCCAGCAGTGTTGACAAAAGCCAATGCTGCTGTTGGTCCTCAGAAACGCCAAAGTAATATTTTGTCCACAGAAACTGCTTGTTTTGTACTTTTCGTTTTAGATTTAACTTATATAGTTGACCACGAAGGCatgacttttttattttaaaacataaaCTTTGCATATTAAAAATTTCGACAAGGGGTGCAAGTGACTGCTTCGTCCTATGTGCATGCGCCCGGGCTGGTCCATTATTCACCGGGGTATTTTTTGTTTAAGCAAAAGTAGTAGTTACTTGtagttaatttttaaatttaaattatatatatctGTTTACCCTCAagatcggataacaattgaatttatatgtggttttaaggatacatggtctaacttgatacaaaatgaaaaatcagattaatattgaaattaatgataaaaaaagtaaatgcaaaccacacgaattgaacaaTCTTGGCCTTGAGAGTTGGTCACCCTTGAGCAAAAAATGCTACAATCGATGCCGGAACAGAATGATGAGATAATAAGATTAGAAATAACAATATATTACCGTGGGATGCGTGTTACCATGTGTTAAATGAATTgttagaccccctttatatagtagaggagtcctattCTAGGTAcatttctataaaaggtaaaaatatctTGATTTGCTAATTTCCGGTTCCTTGCCGATATGCGCCGAGATTTCTGCCGTAATATCCGCTCGGTCGCGAATATTTCGGTCTTCCGTTTCTTATTTCCGAGCTCGCTTCGGTCTTCCGTTTCTTATTTCCGAGCTCGCTTGAGGCTAAGGTCGATACCGGACTCAACATTCCTCGAAGGCAGGTCTACCGACCTAAGGTTCTAGCTCAGCGAGACTTGAGGTCAATCTTCAATATGTGATCGCCACGTTTTAAGCCAAATCCACAAGATTGTAGTCGAGCTCGACCGACGAATACAATGTCTTTGTAAGGACTTTGTACTATCACTATCATTCAACTTGTTATAATAGAATAATTACTTTATTTTCTAAGTTATCATATAATTTTTTTCTACATTTAGTTATTCCTAATTATTGCAGGTAATAGTGTAAAAATACACACGAAAGTGAGagtcttaggggtcgtttggtttgaaaacAAGTTACGCTTGGATTAGTTATATTGTGATTAGTTATGATGAGATTAATTATCCAAGTTATTTCTTACTGATTGTTTGGTATATTGTATTAATTTTGGGATTGTTAATTTTACTGTTTTATCCTGGAATTACTATTTCATGCTCTGACAGGTATAAGTTATTCCAGTATTTTTTTAATGTTAATATAACTTATCTCAAAATTAGTAACCAAACAAAGAATAAGACGATACTAAATTTTTATACCAGGATTATCTTTACGTATCCATATTATACCGGAGTACCCCTTAGTTTTTGAATGACTTAATTGTGTAAAGTTGTGTTTACATTGTCGTAAAAGTTAAACTCGTGCTACTTTTACCACCCAAAGTTTCTGAATGATTGACCATAAGTCCATAACTGATCTTTGTCCACATCTCAAGCCATTGCCACAAAATCCcaaaaactgaaaaaagaaaagaaaactattctgTCATTTCTACAACTAGGCGTCTCATATCAAAAGACAAAAGTTTGACAACAGTAATGTTGGTCTGACATCTTCCAAGTTTCTAGATATAATTGATAATTTTGAGGACAATTGTATAatcttcctctttttcttttatttctaagTTTGTAGTCAGACTTTCTTGGCTTTCGAGGACAGATCGCCCAATCATCTGATATTATTTGTTGAACAAAATCTTAGTTGGCTCCTAAAGATTCCAATATGGTATTCCAGTGTCTCGTATTAACAGTCTTGATTATTAAAAAtagttatctcaaattatttattattttagaagttaagataaaattaattattttttttctttttttacccttagtaataattatttttgaagaTGTAGATAACATATAAATcgaataaatattcaatgaacagagattatatcttaagacataaataagggtagaatagtccaattcttttcctaattaatatttcttaaggggcgtgtaaaagagaaacacgacacataatatgagacggagggagtaagtgtcacgacccaaaatctcacttgtcgtgatgacgcctatctcaatactaggca from Nicotiana tabacum cultivar K326 chromosome 24, ASM71507v2, whole genome shotgun sequence includes:
- the LOC107770022 gene encoding uncharacterized protein LOC107770022, with amino-acid sequence MGSQVLWFLLLLTLTTICKSKLCHPNDLKGLQDFKAGIHSDTSSRLNKWKSQDCCKWEGISCNNENGRVVQINLPGLYTSGDAPFQSTMAGELSPSITLLKFLEVIDMSELVGLTGQIPLSIGLHLPNLRKLYFLGNNFTGSLPQSICKLSKLEELYLQENSFSGFLPSCIGGLKNLRRLDIHSNKLSGAIPESITSLTNLESLCFQDNFLTGNIPENIGNLQALKELDLSSNSLTGIIPHSVAKLYSISSLYLNDNQLEGEMPLPSKPGQLSSLQFLRLQNNRLSGTIPPSIGYLTSLQRLSLANNQLKGTIPSSLGNLKLLTELYLSYNQLSGQLPRSIGEISQLLLLSISHNMIEGPLPHEISSLSNLQSLDLSFNYLNMSTIPKWLMQLPSLSRIYLAGCGIHGEVQDYIKLLPKSLQELDLSANQLSGKIPAWIGSFSQLYTLNLSNNKFVSEIPSTITNLENLGVLDLHSNKLQGSVNFVFQMKSRFEGGSLTYLDLSNNNFSSAIEQIGMGEQENIRYLNLSRNFLKGRLPKSIGTLISVQTLDLSYNRLVSNLPTSLSNVSTLERLMLHKNHFTGRIPEKYLKLRNLKELNLSDNLLEGKIPYGKPFVDFPKSSYSGNRGLCGKPLPPCKS